A window of the Coprobacter fastidiosus genome harbors these coding sequences:
- a CDS encoding T9SS type A sorting domain-containing protein: MKNLFIGKYLVIALCLLSVQSLIAKDIYLSVNGVDTNNGLSESGAVATLTKALSLIEDGDNIRVSGIIDVSKEVSGIEGVAIPQMAFSIIGDSPSTSGFTGNGVTRIFNIDSNDKETQYKNLSFINGAQNQTKGSAVFIQNSRSVFTNCIFKNNIAVSCKGTVYLYTPNQVEFYDCIFTDNQVQQGGAVFSEMRGKLVMDRCMITNCNLQSVANSNGGGLQILGIESFVLKNSTVRNCSVAQRGGGINIENNINTNEIVRSSIRIENSLLAENSATDAGGAIAIKNALSDNIMDMQIINCTIWKNYVKTQGGAALYIPSAQKGSSVSIVNCTITENTASGNRGFGCGLCFWKENDNTSTQLLAKRIYNSIVESNMTDPQGQSSDMGFRYTPVEGEDLFISNSYLGFGVQTGAPLKLETGNGNVSGYELSRLSGLVSSTEEYVNRQNSIPLFPNCDALTAGKASFLQDLGINTDQIGNIRSFENGTCAVGAVEMAATLDPGKIDGSYQHIIMYGQSLSTGHQSWPVISTENVPGNFMIGDQVWINYGNKNFDEIKPLIGNVSAAFANNSNIRNRNAGTIAECPLLGAVNHIQKKLQPGTNILATSAGTSGTSIEELSKENEFSTCYSQFSNTLLQGSKLAFENNKSISCPVIFFMQGEYNYTSYENKGMTVGSYSTTDGKLYYKYLLQLKNNMQDAVKKYYGQDDAPLFITYQTGAQYTRGTTLEVGMAQLNASNENEDIVCAGPVYPMTDRGGHLDSNGYRWYGEMLGKVYYKTCILKEDFKPLQPIEITRNPENANEISIRFIVPKLPLVFDSKLVESQKNLGFVLSNNGVEQTITNIQIKDDCVVLTSASPLTGNVEVSYATQKTNGHGNLRDSDDYEAFFNYIDLDKKVNGEYVYPRDENETTLRPNYEPRDENFKIIYDQPYPLYNFSVAFYYKIPQGENIYKVPSLSAVNKVTENIPLIYQNGNNLIVQLPNNEKGTAMIFNMYGQNLKSVILDENKTSIPVASLDKKIYIVKILTKNGSITQKVQIR; this comes from the coding sequence ATGAAAAATCTTTTTATTGGAAAATATTTGGTTATTGCCTTATGCTTGTTGTCGGTTCAATCTCTTATAGCAAAAGACATATATTTGTCTGTTAATGGAGTGGATACCAATAATGGGTTATCTGAAAGCGGGGCGGTAGCTACGTTGACAAAAGCCCTTTCATTAATAGAGGACGGCGATAATATCAGGGTATCTGGGATAATAGACGTGTCTAAAGAAGTTTCCGGGATAGAGGGAGTTGCTATACCGCAAATGGCGTTTTCGATTATTGGAGATTCTCCTTCGACTTCAGGTTTTACGGGTAACGGTGTTACACGGATTTTTAATATTGACTCTAATGATAAAGAGACACAGTATAAAAATTTATCTTTTATAAATGGTGCGCAAAATCAGACAAAAGGGTCTGCAGTCTTTATCCAAAATTCAAGATCTGTATTTACAAACTGTATTTTCAAAAACAATATTGCTGTATCTTGTAAGGGAACAGTATACCTCTATACTCCGAATCAAGTAGAATTTTATGATTGTATATTTACGGATAATCAGGTGCAGCAGGGAGGAGCTGTTTTCTCTGAAATGCGTGGAAAATTAGTAATGGATCGATGTATGATCACAAATTGTAATCTTCAGTCGGTTGCGAATTCTAACGGTGGGGGACTTCAGATACTCGGAATAGAATCTTTTGTATTGAAAAACTCTACTGTTCGCAATTGTTCGGTGGCACAAAGAGGCGGAGGTATCAATATAGAAAATAATATCAACACGAACGAAATAGTCAGAAGCTCGATACGTATCGAAAATTCTCTTCTTGCAGAAAATAGTGCAACAGATGCCGGAGGTGCTATTGCTATAAAAAATGCACTTTCTGATAATATTATGGATATGCAGATAATAAATTGTACGATCTGGAAAAATTATGTGAAGACTCAGGGGGGAGCTGCTTTATATATTCCTTCGGCTCAGAAAGGCAGTAGTGTAAGTATTGTTAACTGTACCATAACCGAAAATACGGCTTCAGGCAACAGAGGCTTTGGTTGCGGATTATGTTTTTGGAAAGAGAATGATAATACTTCAACCCAGCTTTTGGCAAAACGGATATATAACTCGATCGTTGAATCGAATATGACCGATCCGCAAGGCCAATCTTCAGATATGGGTTTTCGTTATACTCCTGTAGAAGGGGAAGATCTTTTTATCTCTAATTCTTATTTGGGCTTCGGGGTTCAAACTGGCGCTCCTCTTAAATTGGAAACAGGAAATGGAAATGTTTCGGGATATGAATTGTCTCGCTTATCTGGGCTTGTATCTTCAACCGAAGAATATGTAAATCGTCAAAACTCTATTCCTTTGTTTCCGAATTGTGATGCGTTGACTGCAGGAAAAGCTTCGTTTTTGCAAGATCTTGGAATAAATACCGATCAAATAGGGAATATCCGTTCATTCGAAAATGGAACTTGTGCTGTTGGTGCTGTGGAAATGGCTGCGACGTTAGATCCGGGAAAAATAGACGGAAGTTATCAGCATATAATCATGTATGGACAGAGTCTATCGACCGGACATCAGTCTTGGCCGGTCATATCGACGGAGAATGTTCCGGGAAATTTTATGATCGGAGATCAGGTATGGATCAACTATGGTAATAAAAACTTTGACGAGATAAAACCTTTGATAGGAAATGTATCGGCGGCTTTTGCGAATAATAGCAATATCCGAAACCGGAATGCTGGGACAATTGCAGAATGTCCGTTGTTAGGTGCAGTAAACCATATTCAAAAGAAACTTCAACCGGGAACAAATATTTTGGCAACCTCTGCCGGAACAAGCGGGACAAGTATCGAAGAGCTTTCTAAAGAGAATGAATTTTCTACTTGTTACAGCCAATTCAGCAATACTTTGTTGCAGGGTTCTAAACTTGCCTTTGAAAATAATAAGAGTATTTCTTGTCCGGTAATATTTTTCATGCAGGGCGAATATAATTATACATCGTACGAAAATAAAGGTATGACTGTCGGATCATACAGTACTACTGACGGAAAGTTATATTATAAATATTTATTGCAGTTAAAGAACAACATGCAGGATGCCGTAAAGAAATATTATGGACAAGACGATGCTCCATTGTTTATTACATATCAGACAGGGGCTCAATATACTCGGGGCACTACGTTAGAGGTCGGTATGGCTCAATTAAATGCTTCTAATGAAAATGAAGATATTGTATGTGCCGGACCGGTATATCCGATGACCGATCGAGGGGGGCATCTCGATAGTAACGGTTATCGTTGGTATGGAGAAATGTTGGGGAAAGTATATTATAAAACTTGTATTTTGAAAGAGGATTTTAAACCGTTGCAACCGATTGAGATTACCCGTAATCCGGAAAACGCTAATGAGATATCGATCAGGTTTATAGTTCCTAAATTACCTCTTGTTTTTGATTCAAAATTGGTTGAGTCTCAAAAAAATTTAGGATTTGTTCTTTCTAATAATGGTGTGGAACAGACTATTACAAATATACAAATAAAAGATGATTGTGTAGTATTGACGAGCGCTTCTCCGCTGACCGGGAATGTAGAAGTGTCTTATGCTACACAAAAAACTAATGGACATGGAAATCTTCGGGATAGTGATGATTACGAAGCTTTTTTCAACTATATTGATTTAGATAAAAAGGTCAATGGAGAATATGTGTATCCGAGAGATGAGAATGAAACGACTTTAAGACCAAATTATGAACCGAGAGATGAAAATTTCAAAATTATTTATGATCAACCTTATCCGTTGTACAATTTCAGTGTAGCTTTTTATTATAAGATACCTCAGGGAGAAAATATATATAAAGTTCCAAGTCTGTCTGCGGTAAATAAAGTGACAGAAAATATACCGCTGATATACCAAAATGGAAATAATTTGATTGTGCAGTTACCGAATAATGAAAAGGGTACGGCAATGATTTTCAATATGTACGGACAAAATTTAAAATCGGTTATTTTGGATGAAAATAAGACGAGTATTCCCGTTGCATCTTTGGATAAAAAGATTTATATCGTCAAAATTTTGACCAAAAACGGAAGTATAACTCAAAAAGTACAGATTCGATAA
- a CDS encoding 4'-phosphopantetheinyl transferase family protein, producing the protein MPLISIQEMIPGVRIALWKPEETPEELLSILGNTHLYESIMASCKTEKRKIEKLTTRILINLLQKGEAEIKYNDNGKPYLVSSSEYISVSHTQCCIAVAISSRPIGIDVERIATKVLALKEKFLSVSEIQSIDSNKELIHTLLLWSAKESIFKLMDATGVDFKKSIHIKKFIPEVSGLFVISESHTQKHNFYTIFYKVYPQYVLTICF; encoded by the coding sequence ATGCCGTTAATCTCTATACAAGAAATGATTCCGGGTGTTAGGATTGCTCTTTGGAAACCTGAGGAAACTCCGGAAGAACTGTTATCGATATTAGGAAATACACATTTGTATGAGTCGATAATGGCGTCTTGTAAAACAGAAAAACGGAAGATAGAAAAGCTTACGACCCGAATTCTGATAAATTTGCTGCAAAAAGGAGAGGCGGAAATAAAATATAATGATAATGGAAAGCCTTATCTTGTTTCTTCATCTGAATATATTTCTGTTTCTCATACTCAATGTTGTATTGCCGTTGCAATATCTTCCCGGCCGATAGGAATCGATGTCGAAAGAATTGCAACAAAGGTTCTCGCTCTAAAGGAAAAATTTTTAAGTGTTTCTGAAATACAGTCGATCGACTCGAACAAAGAACTCATCCACACATTATTACTGTGGTCTGCCAAAGAGTCTATCTTTAAATTAATGGATGCGACAGGAGTAGATTTCAAAAAGAGCATCCATATAAAAAAGTTTATTCCTGAAGTTAGCGGTTTATTTGTAATTAGCGAATCGCATACGCAAAAGCACAACTTTTATACGATTTTTTATAAAGTATACCCACAGTATGTTCTGACAATTTGTTTTTAG
- a CDS encoding gliding motility-associated lipoprotein GldD translates to MKKKNKQARTLYYYGFGIFLFMLLILLTVAGCRQDYSPKPDGYLRIDPHPKAYKLIDKTGFPLSFEISQSAQGIIDNSVASAWINIIYPRYKTTVYCTYIPIDKKNKTRIFAESKELVYRHGIKAEKIQAQLYENAERHLYATLYSLTGNTATPLQFTVTDSISYLFRGALYFDTPVKRDSVAPVIEYVTQDIMHLIETVQPQK, encoded by the coding sequence GTGAAGAAAAAGAATAAACAAGCTCGGACTTTGTATTATTATGGGTTCGGAATATTCCTTTTTATGTTGTTGATACTGCTTACAGTAGCGGGCTGTCGTCAGGATTATTCTCCTAAACCTGACGGATATTTGCGAATCGATCCTCATCCGAAAGCGTATAAATTAATTGATAAAACCGGTTTTCCCCTTTCTTTTGAAATATCGCAGAGCGCACAAGGTATCATAGACAATTCTGTTGCATCTGCATGGATAAATATTATATATCCTCGTTATAAAACTACGGTTTATTGCACTTATATTCCCATAGACAAAAAAAATAAAACCCGTATTTTTGCTGAAAGTAAAGAGCTTGTATATCGTCACGGAATCAAGGCGGAAAAAATTCAGGCTCAATTGTATGAAAATGCTGAACGGCATTTATATGCTACTTTATATTCGTTAACAGGAAATACGGCGACACCGTTGCAGTTTACGGTTACCGACAGTATTTCCTATCTTTTTCGAGGGGCATTATACTTCGATACTCCTGTTAAGAGAGATTCTGTTGCTCCGGTGATAGAATATGTGACACAAGATATTATGCACTTGATAGAAACCGTACAACCTCAAAAATAA
- the gldE gene encoding gliding motility-associated protein GldE → MDPDSYLSTFLTSIEVLPITSGGIFALFMAFLCLVFSGFVSASEIAFFSLSPQDQAEIEEEKKTQDVLIKNLLARSEYLLATILIANNLVNVAVVMLCNFFISETIIFRSPVISFLFQVVILTFLLLLFGEIMPKIYAKHNSLTMARRAAGVLTHLEKMFRWLSWALIKFTHIINKHISRKNTNLSMNELSQALEMTQVDENEEKEMLEGIIKFGGKTVEEIMTSRVDMTDIDIRISLSSLIKIIVETGYSRLPVYEGSQDNIKGIIYIKDLLPYIKEKDFDWSSLLRPAYFVPETKMIDDLLEEFRKQKIHMAIVVDEFGGTSGIVTMEDILEEIVGEISDEYDEEEQQYVKIDDNTYIFEGKTLLNDFYKITGIDENDFNEISEDAETLAGLILEIKEDFPAEKEKICYGKYLFTILEVDKRRIIKIKVRIDREEKE, encoded by the coding sequence TTGGACCCGGACAGTTATTTATCGACATTTCTTACCTCAATAGAGGTTTTACCTATTACATCAGGTGGTATTTTTGCGCTCTTTATGGCGTTTTTGTGTTTAGTTTTTTCCGGTTTTGTATCTGCTTCGGAGATTGCGTTTTTCTCCTTATCTCCGCAAGACCAAGCCGAAATCGAAGAAGAAAAAAAGACTCAGGATGTTTTAATAAAAAATCTGTTAGCCCGTTCTGAATATCTGTTGGCGACAATCTTGATCGCTAATAATCTTGTCAATGTTGCAGTAGTGATGCTTTGCAATTTTTTTATTTCGGAAACGATCATATTCAGAAGTCCGGTTATCTCTTTTTTGTTTCAAGTTGTAATTTTAACATTTCTATTGTTGCTTTTCGGAGAGATTATGCCGAAGATCTATGCAAAACATAACTCTCTGACTATGGCACGCAGAGCAGCAGGAGTGTTGACCCATCTTGAGAAAATGTTTCGTTGGTTGTCTTGGGCCTTGATTAAATTTACTCATATTATTAATAAACATATTTCGCGGAAAAATACGAACTTGTCTATGAACGAGCTTTCTCAGGCATTGGAGATGACTCAGGTCGATGAGAATGAAGAGAAAGAAATGCTTGAGGGAATTATCAAGTTCGGGGGAAAGACTGTGGAAGAGATAATGACTTCTCGCGTTGACATGACAGATATAGATATACGTATCAGCCTTTCTTCGTTAATAAAGATAATCGTTGAAACCGGATATTCCCGATTACCGGTGTATGAAGGTTCACAGGATAATATTAAAGGGATTATTTATATTAAAGATTTACTACCCTATATAAAAGAGAAAGATTTTGATTGGTCGAGTTTGTTAAGGCCTGCATATTTTGTCCCTGAAACGAAAATGATAGATGATTTGTTGGAAGAATTCAGGAAACAGAAAATTCACATGGCTATCGTCGTAGATGAGTTTGGCGGGACATCAGGAATCGTTACGATGGAAGATATTCTGGAGGAGATTGTCGGGGAAATTAGCGATGAGTATGATGAAGAAGAACAGCAGTATGTGAAGATCGATGATAATACTTATATTTTTGAAGGAAAGACGTTGCTAAATGATTTTTATAAAATTACCGGCATCGATGAAAACGACTTCAATGAAATTTCGGAAGATGCGGAAACTCTTGCCGGTTTGATTTTAGAAATAAAGGAAGATTTTCCTGCTGAGAAAGAGAAAATTTGTTATGGGAAATATCTGTTTACTATTTTAGAAGTAGATAAACGTCGTATAATTAAGATTAAAGTCAGAATCGACCGTGAAGAAAAAGAATAA
- a CDS encoding single-stranded DNA-binding protein: MSVNKVILIGNVGKDPDIRYLDNNVCVANFPLATTDRAYTTRAGVQIPEKTEWHNIVLWRGLAEIAEKYVRKGTQLYIEGKIRTRSWVDQSNITRYTTEIYADNMELLGRKNEQIGASPVSQIDNPVQPSLTSPVQGSNVDSGNNDIDDLPF; this comes from the coding sequence ATGTCAGTAAATAAAGTTATTCTTATTGGAAACGTGGGTAAAGATCCCGATATAAGATATCTCGATAATAATGTATGTGTCGCAAATTTTCCACTGGCGACAACCGATCGGGCATATACTACTCGTGCAGGAGTTCAGATTCCTGAAAAAACAGAATGGCACAATATCGTTTTGTGGCGTGGATTGGCGGAAATAGCAGAAAAATATGTCCGTAAAGGAACTCAACTTTATATTGAAGGAAAGATTCGCACTCGTTCTTGGGTAGATCAAAGCAATATCACTCGTTATACGACAGAGATTTATGCGGATAATATGGAACTGTTGGGACGTAAAAACGAACAAATCGGGGCGTCTCCGGTTTCTCAAATCGATAATCCTGTGCAACCGTCATTAACTTCTCCGGTACAGGGAAGTAATGTGGATTCTGGGAATAATGATATAGATGATTTGCCTTTTTAA
- the proC gene encoding pyrroline-5-carboxylate reductase, with the protein MKVAIIGAGNMGGAIAKGLAQGTIIKNSDIIVADPDIKKLKQLQSHAPEISIVTQNQEAVNWADVIILAVKPWLVSEVLGQLRIDPERQLLISIAAGVSLEQLAQITSSKMTIFRLVPNTAISEMASMTLISSFNASEEQERQIVDIFNEMGLAMLIPESQIAATTALTSCGIAYVLKYIYAATEAGVEMGVYPKAAMKMIAQSVKGAAELILNNDTHPAIEIDKVTTPGGITIKGLNELDHAGFTSAIIKAMKASR; encoded by the coding sequence ATGAAAGTCGCAATTATCGGGGCCGGAAATATGGGAGGGGCTATTGCTAAAGGATTAGCTCAAGGAACAATTATCAAGAACAGTGACATAATAGTGGCTGATCCGGATATAAAAAAGTTAAAACAATTGCAGAGTCATGCTCCCGAAATATCGATTGTAACTCAAAATCAAGAGGCCGTAAATTGGGCGGATGTGATTATTCTGGCTGTGAAACCTTGGTTGGTGTCCGAAGTATTGGGACAGTTAAGAATAGATCCGGAGAGACAACTTTTGATTTCTATTGCCGCAGGTGTAAGCCTTGAGCAATTGGCTCAAATAACTTCTTCTAAAATGACGATCTTCAGATTAGTTCCCAATACGGCTATATCAGAAATGGCAAGTATGACATTGATTTCATCTTTCAATGCGTCGGAAGAACAAGAACGGCAAATTGTTGATATTTTTAACGAAATGGGATTGGCAATGCTTATTCCTGAGTCGCAGATTGCGGCAACAACGGCTTTGACTTCTTGTGGAATCGCTTATGTCCTGAAATATATATATGCAGCAACGGAAGCCGGAGTAGAGATGGGAGTGTATCCGAAAGCGGCAATGAAAATGATTGCACAGTCTGTAAAGGGAGCTGCCGAACTGATATTGAATAATGATACTCATCCTGCTATTGAAATAGACAAGGTTACTACTCCCGGAGGAATAACGATCAAAGGGTTGAATGAGTTGGATCATGCCGGATTCACTTCTGCAATTATTAAAGCAATGAAAGCAAGTCGATAA
- a CDS encoding NAD(P)/FAD-dependent oxidoreductase — MSFNIVRDNKKRVVIVGGGFGGLKLANKLKKSNFQVVLIDKNNYHQFPPLIYQVASAGMEPTSISFPFRKIFQHRKNFYFRMAEVRAIFPERNIIQTSIGKIEYDYLILAAGTTTNFYGNRHIEEEAIPMKNVSEAMGLRNALLANFERALTCATKQEQQELLNVVVVGGGATGVEVAGVLSEMKKFVLPNDYPDMSSNLMHVYLIEAGPRLLAGMSEKSSAHAEQFLREMGVNILLNKKVVDYRNHKVVLEDGSAIATRTFIWVSGITGVPIRNMDSSLIGRGGRIKVNEYNQVIGLNNVFAIGDQCIQLTDKKYPNGHPQLAQVAIQQGELLAKNLVRYEKGMKMKPFHYRNLGSMATVGRNRAVAEFNKVKMQGWFAWIMWLVVHLRSILGVRNKVIVLLNWIWNYLTYDQSMRMIVYARKAKEIRDREIIEATTHLGDDLMQEQQQKEQQKVERSE; from the coding sequence ATGAGTTTTAATATCGTAAGAGATAATAAAAAACGTGTCGTTATTGTGGGAGGTGGATTCGGAGGCTTGAAATTGGCGAATAAGTTGAAAAAATCGAATTTTCAGGTCGTATTGATCGATAAAAATAATTACCACCAATTTCCGCCGTTAATATATCAGGTCGCTTCGGCCGGGATGGAACCGACTTCTATATCTTTCCCGTTTCGTAAGATATTTCAACATCGTAAAAATTTCTATTTCCGTATGGCTGAGGTCCGGGCGATCTTTCCCGAGAGAAATATAATTCAGACTTCTATCGGAAAAATTGAATATGACTATCTTATTTTAGCAGCCGGTACGACGACTAATTTCTATGGCAACCGACATATTGAAGAAGAGGCGATACCGATGAAAAATGTGTCTGAGGCAATGGGCCTTAGAAATGCTCTTTTAGCGAACTTTGAACGGGCTCTTACTTGTGCGACTAAACAAGAGCAGCAGGAACTTTTGAATGTTGTGGTTGTAGGTGGAGGCGCTACTGGGGTGGAGGTCGCCGGGGTTCTTTCGGAAATGAAAAAATTTGTATTACCGAATGATTATCCCGATATGTCCAGTAATCTGATGCATGTTTACTTGATTGAGGCAGGACCTCGTCTGCTTGCAGGAATGTCCGAAAAATCTTCTGCTCATGCAGAACAGTTTCTTCGGGAAATGGGCGTGAATATTCTGTTAAATAAAAAAGTAGTAGATTATCGTAATCATAAAGTGGTTCTTGAAGACGGTAGTGCAATAGCAACACGTACGTTTATTTGGGTGAGTGGAATAACTGGCGTGCCAATTAGAAATATGGACTCTTCTTTAATAGGGAGAGGAGGCCGAATCAAAGTGAATGAATATAATCAAGTAATAGGGCTGAATAATGTGTTTGCGATTGGCGATCAGTGTATTCAGTTGACCGATAAGAAATACCCTAATGGACATCCTCAGTTGGCACAAGTCGCAATACAGCAAGGAGAATTATTGGCAAAAAATCTGGTCCGGTATGAAAAGGGAATGAAAATGAAACCTTTCCATTACCGAAATTTGGGTTCTATGGCGACCGTGGGACGTAATCGGGCTGTGGCCGAATTCAATAAGGTGAAAATGCAAGGTTGGTTTGCTTGGATAATGTGGTTGGTTGTTCATTTACGATCTATTTTAGGTGTTCGGAATAAGGTAATCGTGTTGTTGAATTGGATATGGAATTATCTTACTTATGATCAGTCTATGCGTATGATAGTATATGCCCGTAAGGCCAAAGAAATACGTGATCGGGAAATTATAGAAGCTACGACTCATCTCGGAGATGATTTGATGCAAGAACAACAGCAGAAAGAGCAGCAAAAAGTAGAACGATCTGAATAG